The region ACGATGTCGCGATCGGGAGGATCGAGCTCCTCTACCCTCTGCGCGACGAGTCGGTCCGGAACCTCCTCGAAGGGATCCCGGAAGGCACCCCCGTGGTGTGGGTCCAGGAGGAGCCCGAGAACATGGGCGCCTGGTGGTACCTGCGCGCCCGGTTCGGCGAGAAGCTCTTCGGCAAGTATCCGTTCCGGAGCGTCACGCGGCCCGAGGCCGCGACCCCCGCGAGCGGCGCGCACTCGAGCCACAAGATGGAGCAAGAGCGGCTCCTCGCGGCCGCGTTCGACATGGCATAATCGCTGTTCGTCGCGAGGCCGCGGTCCGCGCGGCCCGCGGTTGACGCGTTCCCAGGGAGAACCCGACTCATGGCGGTCGAGCTGCGCGTTCCCGAAGTGGGCGAATCCATCACGGAAGTTCAGATCGGGACCTGGCTGAAGAAGGAAGGCGACTCCATCGAGCGCGACGAGGCCTTGGTCGAGATCGAGTCGGACAAGGCCACGCTCGAGCTCCCGGCGCCCGTCGCGGGCACGCTGGCTCAGGTGTTGAAGAAGAAGGGCGAGACGGTCAAGGTCGGGGACTTGATCGCGACGATCGGCGAGGGAGAGGGCAAGCCCGGCGCGAAGCAGGCGCCTGCCTCGAAGGCTGCCGCGCCGGCGCAGGCCGCGGCGCCGGCTCCAGCCGCCTCGAAGGACGCGGAGGCCCCCGCGAAGCCCGCGGCACAGGCTCCGAGGCCCGCGCCCGCTCCGGCCACGCCGTCTCCGGCGCCGGCACGCCCGTCGGCACCGCCGCCTTCCGCCGCGCCGCCCAGGGTCATGCCGTCCGCGCGCCGCGTCGCCGAGCAGAACGCGATCGACGCTTCCCAGGTCGCCGGCACGGGACCGGGCGGCCGCGTCCTCAAGGAAGACGTGATGGAGCACCTGACGCGGAAGCCCGCGCCTGCCGCCCCGAAGCCGGCCGCGCGGGAGGCCGGCGCGCCCGCTCCGCCCTGGACGCCGCCCGAAACCGACGAGCGGATCGAGGAAGCGGTCCCGATGAGCCCGATGCGGCTCCGGATCGCCGAGCGGCTCAAGGATGCGCAGAACACGGCCGCGCTCCTCACCACCTTCAACGAGATCGACATGAGCGGCGTGATCGCCGCGCGCGAGGAGCTTCGCGATTCCTTCGCCGAACGCTTCGGCGTGAAGCTCGGGTTCATGTCCTTCTTCGTGAAGGCGGCCGTCGACGCGCTCATGCACTTCCCGCAAGTGAACGCCGAGATCCGCGGCAAGGAGGTCGTCTACCGGAACTACTACGACCTCGGGATCGCGGTCGGCGGCGGGAAGGGTCTCGTCGTGCCGGTGCTCCGGAGCGCGGAGAAGCTGAGCTTCGCCGAGATCGAGCTCCGGATCGCCGACTTCGGCGCTCGCGCGAAGGAGAACAAGCTGACGCTGGACGAGCTCAAGGGAGGCACGTTCACGATCTCCAACGGAGGCGTGTACGGGAATCTCCTCTCGACGCCGATCATCAACCCGCCTCAGAGCGGCATTCTCGGCCTCCACGCGATCCAGAAGCGGCCCGTCGTGGTGGACGACCAGATCGTGATCCGCTCCATGATGTACGTCGCCCTGACGTACGATCATCGCATCGTGGACGGCCGCGAGGCGGTCACGTTCCTCCGGCACGTCAAGGGATTGATCGAGCGGCCCACGCGGATGCTCCTCGGCATCTGAGATGGCCGAAACCCCCGGGACTTCGTTCGACCTGATCGTCATCGGCGCGGGCCCCGGCGGCTATGTCGCCGCGATCCGCGCGGCGCAGCTCGGGATGCGCGTGGCGTGCGTCGAGATGGAGGATGCGCTCGGCGGCACGTGCCTCCGCGTCGGATGCATTCCCTCCAAGGCCCTGCTCGAATCCAGCGAGCGCTACCACGCCGCCGCGCACGTCCTCGGCGCGCATGGGGTGAAGGTGGGCGATGTCACGCTGGACCTTCCGACCATGCTGAAGCGCAAGGAAGAGGTCGTGAACGGCCGCACGAAAGGCGTCGACTTCCTCTTCAAGAAGAACAAGGTCACGCGTGTTCTCGGCCGCGGCAGGATCACGGGGGCGGGCCGCGTGACCGTCGAGGGCGGCGCGAAGCCGCTCGACCTCACGGCCAAGCACCTCGTGATCGCCACCGGCAGCAAGCCCGCGAGCCTGCGCGGCGTGGAGCTCTCCGGCGAACGCATCGGGACCAGCACCGAGGCACTGTCCTACTCGGAGGTCCCCAAGCACCTCGTCGTGATCGGCGCCGGCTACATCGGCCTCGAGCTGGGCTCGGTATGGCTCCGGCTCGGCTCGAAGGTCACCGTCGTCGAGTACCTCGACCGCATCCTCCCCGGCATGGACCAGGAGATCGCCCGGGAGGGC is a window of Candidatus Eisenbacteria bacterium DNA encoding:
- the odhB gene encoding 2-oxoglutarate dehydrogenase complex dihydrolipoyllysine-residue succinyltransferase, producing the protein MAVELRVPEVGESITEVQIGTWLKKEGDSIERDEALVEIESDKATLELPAPVAGTLAQVLKKKGETVKVGDLIATIGEGEGKPGAKQAPASKAAAPAQAAAPAPAASKDAEAPAKPAAQAPRPAPAPATPSPAPARPSAPPPSAAPPRVMPSARRVAEQNAIDASQVAGTGPGGRVLKEDVMEHLTRKPAPAAPKPAAREAGAPAPPWTPPETDERIEEAVPMSPMRLRIAERLKDAQNTAALLTTFNEIDMSGVIAAREELRDSFAERFGVKLGFMSFFVKAAVDALMHFPQVNAEIRGKEVVYRNYYDLGIAVGGGKGLVVPVLRSAEKLSFAEIELRIADFGARAKENKLTLDELKGGTFTISNGGVYGNLLSTPIINPPQSGILGLHAIQKRPVVVDDQIVIRSMMYVALTYDHRIVDGREAVTFLRHVKGLIERPTRMLLGI